A region from the Oceanidesulfovibrio marinus genome encodes:
- a CDS encoding BCCT family transporter encodes MWRNPTFICAMSLTLAVVAWGMVDTLGLAAWASSTVDLLFRSRGWFVMLTTTFLLLGAIILAAGRAGRIRLGAEDERPEFSTFSWLVMMFAAGMGVGLLFYGVAEPVGHFLFFRNYQNAPEAASSALSLTVFHWGLHAWAIYGSCGLVIAYFGFRKNAPQLLSSPLRHVYGENVWTRGIGFIFDALAVYATAIGLAGSMAMGVFQVQSGVARMLGLGETGLGLALGVFVVLCLASFLPLVRDLGSGMAKLSSLAILLTVGLMLYLLLAGPTGFIMSSVTEMLGNYASQVLPHGLQTYVFWEENVLKYFSDWTLNYMVWWLAWAPFVGVFIARISRGRTIREFLTGVLLAPTGFSLVWFGVLGSAGFYEAYFERFDPQIVVRDVNAATFALLESFPLAWLTSAATIAAAFLFIVTSVVSAAYVLAMFSSRGDADPPTSMKLTWGVILAALGLVMIVTGSVDAVRAIIALSANPFIFIVLTLFVCLLRALRRDMNHHGEES; translated from the coding sequence ATGTGGCGGAATCCGACATTCATCTGCGCCATGAGCCTGACCCTGGCGGTAGTGGCCTGGGGAATGGTGGACACTCTGGGGCTTGCGGCGTGGGCCAGCTCCACCGTGGATCTGCTGTTCCGCAGCCGGGGCTGGTTCGTGATGCTGACCACCACGTTCCTGCTGCTGGGAGCGATTATCCTGGCTGCCGGACGCGCGGGCCGCATCCGCCTTGGGGCCGAAGATGAACGCCCCGAGTTCTCCACCTTTTCCTGGCTGGTGATGATGTTCGCCGCCGGCATGGGGGTGGGGCTGCTGTTCTACGGCGTGGCGGAGCCGGTGGGCCATTTCCTGTTCTTCCGCAACTACCAGAACGCTCCAGAGGCCGCCTCGTCGGCCCTGTCCCTCACCGTGTTCCATTGGGGGCTGCACGCCTGGGCCATATACGGCTCCTGCGGCCTCGTCATAGCCTATTTCGGCTTCCGCAAAAACGCCCCCCAACTCCTCAGCTCCCCACTGCGCCACGTGTACGGCGAGAATGTATGGACGCGCGGTATCGGGTTCATTTTCGACGCCCTGGCGGTCTACGCCACGGCCATCGGCCTGGCAGGCTCCATGGCCATGGGTGTTTTTCAGGTGCAAAGCGGTGTGGCCCGGATGCTGGGACTGGGAGAGACCGGCCTGGGCTTGGCCCTTGGAGTCTTCGTTGTGCTTTGCCTGGCCTCGTTCCTGCCCCTGGTGCGCGATCTGGGATCGGGCATGGCCAAGCTTTCTTCTCTGGCCATACTCCTCACCGTAGGACTCATGCTCTACCTGCTGTTGGCCGGGCCCACGGGCTTTATCATGAGCAGCGTTACTGAAATGCTGGGAAATTACGCCAGCCAGGTGCTGCCACACGGCTTGCAGACCTACGTCTTCTGGGAAGAGAACGTGCTCAAGTACTTCTCGGACTGGACCCTGAACTACATGGTCTGGTGGCTGGCCTGGGCTCCCTTTGTGGGAGTCTTTATCGCGCGCATCTCGCGAGGCCGTACCATCCGCGAGTTCCTTACCGGCGTGCTGCTCGCTCCCACAGGCTTTTCCCTGGTCTGGTTCGGCGTGTTGGGCAGCGCTGGCTTTTACGAGGCATATTTCGAGCGTTTCGATCCGCAAATCGTGGTGCGCGACGTCAACGCCGCCACCTTCGCCCTTCTGGAGAGCTTTCCCCTGGCCTGGCTCACCTCTGCGGCCACCATCGCCGCAGCTTTCCTCTTCATCGTCACCAGCGTGGTGAGCGCCGCCTATGTGCTGGCCATGTTCTCCAGCCGTGGCGACGCGGACCCGCCCACTTCCATGAAGCTGACCTGGGGCGTTATCCTGGCGGCCCTGGGCCTGGTGATGATCGTTACCGGCAGCGTGGACGCCGTGCGGGCCATTATCGCCCTGTCCGCCAATCCCTTCATCTTCATCGTACTGACGCTTTTTGTGTGCCTGCTGCGGGCGCTGCGGCGCGACATGAACCACCACGGGGAGGAATCATGA
- a CDS encoding FadR/GntR family transcriptional regulator gives MTSLTIPPVSATHSVSAEVARRIRVMLASGELAPGDRLPAERRLAEAFGVSRNSVREAIRVLTNQGLIISKVGSGTYVADVQGEEFAAALAGVVALERKRLSDIFQVRLFLEPQIAALAAQNRTEDELAELETLLESQRQAIAATGDGHAEDQAFHARLAAMTDNAVVERLAATISDIVGESRAEGLQPRERQRASVLAHEHILKALHEGDAEAAEKAMRDHLESIRGMLFPEE, from the coding sequence ATGACGTCATTAACCATTCCCCCCGTGTCCGCCACGCACTCGGTATCTGCCGAGGTAGCGAGGCGCATCCGCGTTATGCTCGCCTCGGGCGAGCTGGCTCCCGGCGACAGGCTGCCGGCAGAGCGGCGTCTTGCCGAGGCCTTTGGCGTGTCGCGAAACTCTGTGCGCGAGGCCATCCGCGTGCTCACCAACCAGGGCCTGATCATCAGCAAGGTAGGCAGCGGCACCTACGTGGCCGACGTGCAGGGCGAGGAGTTCGCCGCGGCCCTGGCCGGCGTGGTGGCTCTGGAGCGCAAACGGCTTTCGGATATCTTCCAGGTGCGGCTGTTTCTGGAACCCCAGATCGCTGCTCTGGCGGCGCAAAACCGAACCGAGGACGAGCTTGCCGAGCTCGAAACTCTTTTGGAGTCCCAGCGACAGGCCATCGCCGCCACCGGCGACGGCCACGCCGAGGACCAGGCGTTCCATGCGCGGCTGGCGGCCATGACCGACAATGCGGTTGTCGAGCGGTTGGCGGCCACTATCTCGGATATAGTCGGTGAATCACGCGCCGAGGGACTGCAGCCACGCGAGAGGCAACGCGCTTCGGTGCTTGCCCACGAGCATATTCTTAAAGCGTTGCATGAAGGCGACGCCGAGGCCGCCGAAAAGGCGATGCGCGACCATCTGGAATCCATCCGGGGCATGCTCTTCCCGGAGGAGTGA
- a CDS encoding DegQ family serine endoprotease, with the protein MIRAAVAHTVCALFALILLAAPARAELPEFTTLAESTGPAVVNIATVKTVNTSEQLKDFFQFHDRDGRFDDFFDQFERFFGDRFRGGERQERSLGSGFIISPDGFIATNNHVVEGADEVKVNLQFKGKEESYDATVVGRDQETDLAVLKIDTEHELPTLQWGDSDIMKIGQWVVAIGNPFGLDHSVTAGIISAKGRVIGSGPFDDFIQTDASINPGNSGGPLLNMQGEVIGINSAIVASGQGIGFAIPSNMARRVIAQIRTGKPMQRGWIGVTIQDVDENTAKALDMDEASGALISSVMEGEPAANAGMKTGDVIKAVNGKEVADASELLKAIAALKPGEKAELTVWRKGDTLNLTVTLGQRDAERIAGGLDNNQPGDQTAPAEAEAYGLTLQPVPDQMASQLGIAKNLGLLVTDVQDATPAMNAEIQPGDVILEVNQKPISTVDKFNAILDSEGKDKGVVLLLLNRQGRNLFRSMVVE; encoded by the coding sequence ATGATACGCGCCGCCGTAGCCCACACCGTGTGCGCCCTGTTCGCACTCATCTTGCTTGCCGCGCCTGCCCGCGCCGAGCTTCCCGAGTTCACCACGCTTGCAGAGAGCACCGGCCCGGCCGTGGTCAACATCGCCACCGTGAAGACGGTCAATACATCGGAGCAGCTCAAGGACTTCTTCCAGTTCCACGACCGCGATGGCCGCTTCGACGACTTTTTCGACCAGTTCGAGCGCTTTTTCGGTGACCGGTTCCGCGGTGGCGAGCGTCAGGAGCGCTCCCTGGGCTCCGGCTTCATCATTTCCCCGGACGGCTTCATCGCCACCAACAACCACGTGGTCGAAGGCGCCGACGAGGTGAAGGTGAACCTGCAGTTCAAGGGCAAGGAAGAATCCTACGACGCCACCGTGGTGGGACGCGACCAGGAGACCGACCTGGCCGTGCTCAAGATCGACACCGAGCACGAGCTGCCCACCCTGCAGTGGGGCGACTCGGACATCATGAAGATCGGCCAGTGGGTGGTGGCCATCGGCAACCCCTTTGGCCTGGACCACTCCGTCACGGCCGGCATCATCTCGGCCAAGGGCCGCGTCATCGGCTCCGGCCCCTTTGACGACTTCATCCAGACCGACGCCTCCATCAACCCCGGCAACTCTGGCGGCCCCCTGCTCAACATGCAGGGCGAGGTCATCGGCATCAACTCGGCTATCGTGGCCTCGGGCCAGGGCATCGGCTTCGCCATCCCCTCCAACATGGCCCGCCGCGTCATTGCGCAGATCCGGACCGGCAAGCCCATGCAGCGCGGCTGGATCGGCGTCACCATCCAGGATGTGGACGAGAACACGGCCAAGGCCCTGGACATGGATGAGGCCTCCGGCGCCCTGATCTCTTCCGTAATGGAAGGCGAGCCGGCGGCCAATGCCGGCATGAAGACCGGCGACGTGATCAAGGCCGTGAACGGCAAGGAGGTCGCAGACGCGTCCGAGCTGCTCAAGGCCATTGCCGCGCTCAAACCGGGCGAAAAGGCCGAGCTCACGGTGTGGCGCAAGGGCGACACGCTGAACCTCACCGTCACCCTGGGCCAGCGCGACGCCGAGCGCATCGCCGGCGGACTGGACAACAACCAGCCAGGGGACCAAACTGCGCCGGCCGAGGCCGAAGCTTACGGCCTGACCCTGCAGCCTGTGCCGGACCAGATGGCCAGCCAGCTCGGCATCGCCAAGAATCTGGGCCTGCTGGTGACCGACGTACAGGACGCCACACCGGCCATGAACGCCGAGATCCAGCCCGGCGACGTGATTCTGGAGGTCAACCAGAAGCCGATCTCCACCGTGGACAAGTTCAACGCAATTCTGGATAGCGAGGGCAAGGACAAAGGCGTGGTCCTGCTCCTGCTCAACCGGCAGGGACGCAACCTCTTCCGCTCCATGGTTGTGGAGTAA
- the hslU gene encoding ATP-dependent protease ATPase subunit HslU, with protein sequence MHMDAMTPREIVAELDKYIVGQAEAKRMVAIAMRNRWRRRQLDPELREEIAPKNIIMIGPTGVGKTEIARRLAKLAQSPFYKVEATKFTEVGYVGRDVESMIRDLMEISVSLVTAEEEERVKGKAEQNAEERLLDLLLPKSGRLAKEEEPEEPSLQAWKAGEPIPAGPAPDDASNVPGFAQEEEKKPSSTREKLRKLWRDGYLDDRRVEMEVSTQGPQMEIMAMPGMEELGFQFKDMMKNVFPQKKKRRTMRVKDAYEILVQEEAQRLVDMDKVTEQAKERVEQDGIIFIDEIDKIVSGSDNQKSGEVSREGVQRDLLPIVEGSTVNTKYGMVRTDHILFIAAGAFHVAKPSDLVPELQGRFPLRVELSPLDEEDFYRILTEPRNALTTQYVALLNTEEINVQFADDAIREIASFAARTNEETDNIGARRLYTIIEKVLTDLSFDAPEMQGQAVTVDAAYVREHLADVIEDRDLSRYIL encoded by the coding sequence ATGCACATGGATGCCATGACGCCCCGCGAGATAGTCGCGGAGCTCGATAAATACATAGTCGGACAGGCAGAGGCCAAACGCATGGTGGCCATCGCCATGCGCAACCGCTGGCGCCGCCGTCAGCTGGACCCGGAGCTGCGCGAGGAGATCGCGCCCAAGAACATCATCATGATCGGCCCCACCGGCGTGGGCAAGACCGAAATCGCCCGCCGGCTGGCCAAGCTGGCGCAGTCGCCCTTCTACAAGGTCGAGGCCACCAAGTTCACCGAGGTGGGCTACGTGGGCCGCGACGTGGAGTCCATGATCCGCGACCTCATGGAGATCAGCGTGTCCCTGGTCACGGCCGAGGAGGAAGAGCGGGTGAAGGGCAAGGCCGAGCAGAACGCTGAGGAGCGCCTGCTGGACCTCTTGCTGCCCAAATCCGGCCGCCTGGCCAAGGAAGAGGAGCCCGAGGAACCGTCTCTGCAGGCGTGGAAGGCTGGCGAGCCCATCCCGGCCGGTCCGGCTCCGGACGACGCCTCCAACGTGCCCGGGTTCGCCCAGGAAGAAGAGAAAAAGCCCTCCTCCACGCGTGAGAAGCTGCGCAAGCTCTGGCGCGACGGCTATCTGGACGACCGCCGGGTGGAAATGGAAGTCTCGACCCAGGGGCCGCAGATGGAGATCATGGCCATGCCCGGCATGGAGGAGCTCGGCTTCCAGTTCAAGGACATGATGAAGAACGTCTTCCCCCAGAAAAAGAAGCGCCGCACCATGCGCGTGAAGGACGCCTACGAGATTCTGGTGCAGGAAGAGGCCCAGCGTCTGGTGGACATGGACAAGGTCACCGAGCAGGCCAAGGAGCGCGTGGAGCAGGACGGCATCATCTTCATCGACGAGATCGACAAGATCGTGTCCGGTTCCGACAACCAGAAGTCCGGCGAGGTCTCCCGCGAGGGAGTGCAACGCGACCTGTTGCCCATTGTGGAAGGCTCCACCGTGAACACCAAGTATGGCATGGTCCGTACCGACCACATCCTGTTCATCGCGGCCGGCGCATTCCACGTGGCCAAACCCTCGGACTTGGTGCCGGAGCTGCAAGGCCGCTTCCCCCTCCGGGTGGAGCTCTCGCCCCTGGATGAGGAGGACTTCTACCGCATCCTCACCGAGCCCAGGAACGCGCTGACCACGCAGTACGTCGCCCTGCTGAACACTGAAGAGATCAACGTGCAGTTCGCCGACGACGCCATCCGCGAGATCGCCTCCTTTGCCGCCCGCACCAACGAGGAGACCGACAACATCGGCGCGCGCCGCCTGTACACCATTATCGAGAAGGTCCTCACCGACCTCTCCTTCGATGCTCCGGAGATGCAAGGCCAGGCCGTCACAGTTGACGCCGCCTATGTCCGCGAGCACCTGGCAGACGTCATCGAGGATCGTGACCTCTCCCGTTATATCCTGTAA
- a CDS encoding DUF883 family protein, whose amino-acid sequence MPHMEETNKAKERINKDFKLLVDDAHALLKATADDTDKITKEARDKLAERLSEYRERYSYVEDAIVGRAEQVDHFVKDKPYQAMGAALGVGLLVGWLFSRK is encoded by the coding sequence ATGCCCCATATGGAAGAAACCAATAAGGCCAAGGAACGGATCAACAAGGATTTCAAGCTGCTTGTGGACGATGCCCATGCCCTGCTGAAGGCCACGGCAGACGACACGGACAAGATTACCAAGGAAGCGCGCGACAAGCTCGCCGAACGGCTGAGCGAGTACCGGGAGCGATACTCCTACGTGGAGGACGCCATTGTCGGCCGCGCCGAGCAGGTGGACCATTTCGTCAAGGACAAGCCCTACCAGGCCATGGGCGCGGCTCTCGGCGTAGGCCTGCTCGTGGGCTGGCTCTTCTCCCGCAAGTAG
- a CDS encoding phage holin family protein has product MPGPFESALSSILEAPEHARRAVRIILALGRNRLELVGVEAREESLLLLRLLILAAAAFLFLALAVVVGTFTVIYAVGPEHRLTALVCATALFAIIGVILVLVTRMKVRNAKPPFSQTVAELRKDEDCL; this is encoded by the coding sequence ATGCCAGGACCTTTCGAATCCGCCCTGTCCTCCATCCTGGAAGCGCCGGAGCACGCCAGACGCGCCGTGCGGATCATCCTCGCCCTGGGCAGAAACCGTCTGGAGCTCGTCGGCGTGGAGGCGCGGGAGGAATCGCTGCTTTTGCTGCGGCTGCTCATCCTGGCGGCCGCAGCCTTCCTCTTTCTGGCGCTGGCCGTTGTGGTCGGCACATTCACCGTCATCTACGCCGTGGGGCCGGAGCATAGGCTCACGGCCCTGGTCTGCGCCACGGCGCTCTTCGCCATCATCGGCGTCATTCTGGTGCTTGTGACCCGCATGAAAGTGCGCAACGCCAAGCCCCCATTTTCCCAGACCGTGGCCGAGCTGCGCAAGGACGAGGACTGCCTGTGA
- a CDS encoding sulfite exporter TauE/SafE family protein translates to MIGLFILYLALGAFAGILAGLLGIGGGLVIVPMLTFAFTWQGIPHEHILHMALGTSMMSIIFTSISSFRAHNKRGAVRWDVFWRITPGIIVGSFVGAWVASMLPTNTLKVIFGVFLYYVSFQMITGKKPNPSRQVPGKPGMFGVGGVIGIFSALVGIGGGTLSVPFLTWCNVVIQTAIGTAAAIGLPIALAGSLGYLINGIGVAGRPAWTIGYIYLPALIGIVCMSVLTAPFGAKLAHTLPVATLKKVFAVLLFLVGSRMLWSAIAG, encoded by the coding sequence ATGATCGGTCTCTTCATCCTCTACTTGGCGCTGGGAGCATTCGCCGGCATCCTGGCCGGGCTCCTGGGCATTGGCGGCGGGCTCGTCATTGTGCCCATGCTGACATTTGCGTTTACCTGGCAGGGCATACCGCACGAGCACATTCTGCACATGGCCCTCGGCACCTCCATGATGTCCATCATCTTCACGTCCATCTCCAGCTTCCGCGCGCACAACAAACGCGGGGCCGTGCGCTGGGACGTGTTCTGGCGCATCACGCCCGGCATCATCGTGGGCTCGTTCGTGGGCGCTTGGGTGGCGAGCATGCTGCCCACGAACACGCTCAAGGTCATCTTCGGCGTGTTCCTGTACTACGTCTCTTTCCAGATGATCACCGGCAAGAAGCCGAACCCCTCGCGCCAGGTGCCCGGCAAGCCCGGCATGTTCGGCGTGGGCGGCGTCATCGGCATCTTCTCGGCCCTGGTCGGCATCGGTGGCGGCACGCTTTCGGTGCCGTTCCTGACGTGGTGCAACGTGGTCATCCAGACGGCCATCGGCACGGCCGCGGCCATTGGCCTGCCCATCGCCCTGGCCGGGTCTCTGGGCTACCTGATCAACGGCATCGGTGTGGCCGGCCGTCCGGCCTGGACCATCGGCTACATCTACCTGCCGGCCCTGATCGGCATCGTGTGCATGTCCGTGCTCACGGCGCCTTTTGGCGCAAAGCTGGCGCACACGCTGCCGGTGGCTACGCTGAAGAAGGTCTTTGCCGTGCTGCTGTTCCTGGTGGGCTCGCGCATGCTGTGGAGCGCGATCGCGGGGTAG
- the argB gene encoding acetylglutamate kinase: MVAHDKGTRVAKLLMESLPFIRNFHGQSVVIKYGGHAMKDEVLKEAFAKSIVMLKYIGVNPVIVHGGGPQIGKLLEQLNIQCSFREGMRVTDEATMDVVEMVLGGKVNKEIVNLLNLHGGKAVGLSGTDGWCVRCRQLEMAVSRDNAPPEIIDLGRVGEVTHIETSLIYSLEREGFIPVIAPIGVDTNGRTYNINADSVAGAVAAALGAKRLILLTDVAGILDKTGALISSMSMAAAAMAIGDGTVQGGMIPKVKCCLEALDAGVEKAQIIDGRTENSVLLELFTQKGIGTEIVRKG, translated from the coding sequence ATGGTGGCTCATGACAAAGGCACGCGCGTTGCCAAGCTCCTCATGGAAAGCCTCCCGTTCATCCGCAATTTCCACGGACAGTCCGTAGTCATCAAGTACGGCGGCCACGCCATGAAGGACGAGGTGCTCAAGGAAGCGTTCGCCAAGTCCATCGTGATGCTCAAGTACATCGGCGTGAACCCCGTCATCGTGCACGGCGGCGGCCCCCAGATTGGCAAGCTCCTGGAGCAGCTCAATATCCAGTGCTCGTTCCGCGAGGGCATGCGCGTGACCGACGAGGCCACCATGGACGTTGTGGAGATGGTCCTCGGCGGCAAGGTCAACAAGGAGATCGTCAATCTCCTCAACCTGCACGGTGGCAAGGCCGTGGGCCTCTCCGGCACGGACGGCTGGTGCGTGCGCTGCCGCCAGCTGGAGATGGCCGTGTCCCGCGACAACGCCCCGCCGGAGATCATCGACCTGGGCCGCGTGGGCGAGGTGACGCACATCGAAACCAGCCTCATCTACTCCCTGGAGCGCGAAGGCTTCATCCCGGTCATCGCGCCTATCGGCGTGGATACCAACGGTCGTACCTACAACATCAATGCCGACTCCGTGGCCGGAGCCGTGGCCGCCGCCCTGGGCGCCAAGCGCCTCATCCTGCTTACGGATGTGGCCGGCATCCTGGACAAAACCGGCGCGCTCATCTCCTCCATGTCCATGGCCGCCGCAGCCATGGCCATCGGCGACGGTACCGTGCAGGGCGGCATGATCCCCAAGGTGAAATGCTGCCTGGAAGCCCTGGACGCCGGCGTGGAGAAAGCCCAGATCATCGACGGCCGCACCGAGAACTCTGTGCTGCTGGAGCTGTTCACCCAAAAAGGCATTGGTACGGAGATCGTCCGTAAAGGGTAA
- a CDS encoding alpha-hydroxy-acid oxidizing protein: protein MKEVRNTARERMKGYCRVCPVCDGRACVGEVPGMGGLGTAASFKNNIEALRKVRLNMRLLHDVKEPDTTVSVLGLDLDMPLLAAPIGGVEFNMGGKITEEEYVDAVLGGCVDKGLIGCGGDGVPPFIHESVNEAIASLGGKGIPFIKPWEGEEMWEKLEKAKNTGCSIVGMDVDAAGLVTLRKMGRPVSPKTPDELREIVAKMHEWGLKFVLKGIMTPDEASLASEIGVDGIVVSNHGGRVLDHTPGTAEVLPAIADAVAGKMSILADGGVRDGVDVFKMVALGADAVMIGRPFSVAAVGGLREGVAAYIDQIKGQLVQAMVLTGSGTIKAIGRDRLYNIGA, encoded by the coding sequence ATGAAAGAAGTTCGCAACACCGCACGTGAGAGGATGAAGGGCTACTGCCGTGTCTGCCCCGTGTGCGACGGCCGCGCCTGCGTGGGCGAGGTTCCGGGCATGGGCGGTCTGGGTACTGCCGCTTCCTTCAAGAACAACATCGAAGCCCTGCGCAAGGTGCGTCTGAACATGCGCCTGCTGCACGACGTGAAGGAGCCGGACACCACGGTCTCCGTGCTGGGCCTCGACCTGGACATGCCGCTTCTAGCCGCGCCCATCGGCGGGGTGGAGTTCAACATGGGCGGCAAGATCACCGAGGAAGAGTACGTGGACGCCGTGCTGGGCGGCTGCGTGGACAAGGGCCTGATCGGCTGCGGCGGCGACGGCGTGCCCCCGTTCATCCACGAGTCCGTGAACGAGGCCATCGCCTCCCTCGGCGGCAAGGGCATCCCCTTCATCAAGCCATGGGAAGGCGAGGAGATGTGGGAGAAGCTGGAAAAGGCCAAGAACACGGGTTGCTCCATCGTGGGCATGGACGTTGACGCGGCCGGCTTGGTGACCCTGCGCAAGATGGGCCGGCCCGTTTCGCCCAAGACCCCGGACGAGCTGCGCGAGATCGTGGCCAAGATGCACGAGTGGGGCCTCAAGTTCGTCCTCAAGGGCATCATGACCCCGGACGAGGCCAGCCTGGCCAGCGAGATCGGTGTGGACGGCATCGTGGTCTCCAACCACGGCGGCCGCGTGCTGGACCACACGCCGGGCACGGCCGAGGTACTGCCCGCCATTGCCGACGCGGTGGCCGGCAAGATGTCTATTCTGGCGGATGGCGGCGTGCGCGACGGCGTGGACGTCTTCAAGATGGTGGCCCTGGGCGCCGACGCCGTGATGATCGGCCGGCCTTTCTCCGTAGCCGCCGTGGGTGGACTGCGCGAGGGCGTTGCCGCTTACATCGACCAGATCAAGGGCCAGCTCGTGCAGGCCATGGTGCTCACCGGCAGCGGAACCATCAAGGCCATCGGCCGCGACCGCTTGTACAATATCGGCGCATAA
- a CDS encoding PPC domain-containing DNA-binding protein: MEYKRFGAKIVIRLDPGDEVIESIKTVCREEKVTMGVLNGIGAVDRAVVGLFDPKEKKYHSNELKKYMEITALAGNVSTMNGEVYIHAHATLADIEANAQGGHLNEADVSCTAEIIIDTFDGQIDREHSEKIGLNLIKY; encoded by the coding sequence ATGGAATACAAACGCTTTGGCGCAAAAATTGTGATTCGTCTCGACCCTGGCGACGAGGTCATCGAGTCCATCAAGACTGTATGCCGCGAGGAAAAGGTCACCATGGGCGTGCTGAACGGCATCGGCGCCGTGGACCGCGCTGTGGTCGGCCTCTTTGATCCCAAGGAAAAGAAGTACCATTCCAACGAGCTGAAGAAGTACATGGAGATCACTGCCCTGGCGGGCAACGTGAGCACCATGAACGGCGAGGTCTACATCCACGCCCACGCCACCCTGGCGGACATCGAGGCCAACGCCCAGGGCGGCCACCTGAACGAGGCGGACGTGAGCTGTACCGCGGAGATCATCATCGACACCTTTGACGGCCAGATCGACCGCGAGCACAGCGAGAAGATCGGTCTGAACCTGATCAAGTATTAA
- a CDS encoding GGDEF domain-containing protein → MMVFELLNVRTMLMFGAVSSLILAGVMTYFSIARRTYPGFHYWTGGVVSAGLGGVVISLRGIVPDFISIILGNFLLLLLPLMFTKGLIAFVDVPNRVRVVNSVVLFFFTLVLLWATYIEPSLRVRIVCFCLIMAFFFFEALVIAIKYIPPVLGEQDWLIVASIIFSIFGLLFRVVVVSLHDHVSLFNNTEIFQGIAISMSILAAIASGYSFLILNTHRMENDLSAANKRIEALANVDGVTSIFNRRYFDTKLELEIKRLQRSSLPISLVMADVDCFKQYNDTYGHQAGDDCLREVAAVFKKSCRRVSDIAARYGGEEFIMLLPNTDLHGAETVAGGIQKAIDSLAIPHKASTVSDAITLSIGVASVNSSRSVSSGELVSYVDQALYRSKKNGKNQIQIYEEQS, encoded by the coding sequence ATGATGGTCTTCGAATTGTTGAATGTGCGTACGATGTTGATGTTCGGCGCCGTGAGCAGTCTGATTCTCGCTGGTGTCATGACATATTTTTCCATTGCACGACGTACATACCCGGGATTCCATTACTGGACAGGCGGCGTTGTGAGCGCCGGGCTTGGTGGTGTTGTGATCTCCCTGCGCGGGATCGTTCCTGATTTCATCTCTATAATTCTCGGTAACTTCCTGCTCCTCTTGTTGCCGCTCATGTTTACAAAAGGGCTGATCGCTTTTGTAGACGTGCCAAACAGAGTTCGGGTTGTTAACTCTGTCGTCCTCTTCTTTTTTACATTGGTGCTCCTGTGGGCCACATATATTGAACCCAGCTTGCGAGTCAGGATTGTTTGCTTCTGCCTGATCATGGCGTTTTTCTTCTTTGAAGCGCTCGTCATCGCAATAAAATATATTCCTCCAGTGCTGGGAGAGCAGGATTGGCTCATTGTGGCGTCAATAATCTTTTCAATTTTTGGGCTGTTGTTCCGCGTTGTAGTTGTCTCATTGCATGACCATGTATCTTTGTTTAATAACACAGAAATATTCCAGGGTATTGCTATTTCCATGTCAATTCTGGCAGCAATAGCAAGCGGATATTCTTTTTTGATTTTGAATACACATCGTATGGAAAATGACCTGAGCGCTGCAAATAAGCGGATAGAAGCGCTGGCCAATGTTGACGGTGTCACAAGCATATTCAACAGAAGATACTTTGATACCAAGCTAGAGCTTGAGATAAAGCGCTTGCAGCGAAGCTCGTTACCGATTTCATTGGTTATGGCGGATGTTGATTGCTTCAAGCAATACAACGATACGTATGGCCATCAGGCCGGTGATGATTGTCTCAGGGAAGTCGCTGCAGTATTCAAGAAATCGTGCAGGCGTGTTTCGGATATTGCGGCGCGCTACGGCGGCGAAGAGTTTATCATGCTGCTGCCCAATACGGATCTGCACGGCGCTGAGACGGTGGCGGGCGGTATTCAGAAGGCTATCGACTCGCTGGCTATCCCGCATAAGGCATCCACAGTATCTGACGCGATCACCCTGAGCATAGGTGTCGCTTCAGTCAATTCGAGCAGGTCCGTGTCTTCGGGCGAGCTTGTGAGCTATGTTGACCAGGCTCTGTACCGCAGCAAGAAGAATGGGAAAAATCAGATCCAGATCTATGAGGAGCAGTCGTAA